The window CTAAAAAAGCTACATTTGCTATTAGATTCAATAACACAAAACCAAGCACACATTAATCTTCATAAATACCAAAACTGGCCTCAATACCAAACTTAAAAACGACCTCAGTCCAGAGGAACCTCAACGTCTCCGTCGGTGATCTCCTGCTGCAAGTCCTTGGGGTCCTTCCCATCCACAGTACACCCAACCGAAACACAAGTCCCGAGGATCTCCTTCACAGTGCCGCTCAGGTCCTTCGCCATAGACCTGTTCTTCATGATCTTCGCGATCTCGATCACATCATCAAGGCTGATGTTGCCGGTGTGCTTGATGTTCTTTGTCTTCTTCCGGTCGCGCTCGGGCTCCTTGAGGGCCTTGATGACCAGAGCAGCGGCGGAAGGGACGACGGAGACCTTGGCCTGACGGTTCTGGACGGTGAGCTTGACGGTGACGCGGAGG of the Fragaria vesca subsp. vesca linkage group LG6, FraVesHawaii_1.0, whole genome shotgun sequence genome contains:
- the LOC101311983 gene encoding 60S ribosomal protein L12-like, which produces MPPKFDPSQVVEVYVRVTGGEVGAASSLAPKIGPLGLSPKKIGEDIAKETAKDWKGLRVTVKLTVQNRQAKVSVVPSAAALVIKALKEPERDRKKTKNIKHTGNISLDDVIEIAKIMKNRSMAKDLSGTVKEILGTCVSVGCTVDGKDPKDLQQEITDGDVEVPLD